The Desulfovibrio sp. UIB00 genome has a window encoding:
- a CDS encoding MoxR family ATPase, with the protein MTPSQVISALQTLTSIHQPVFLWGAPGVGKSQIVSQVAAMRGMALRDIRAVLLDPVDLRGLPRLTDAGTAVWCPPAFLPGAGDPPQGILFLDELNAAPPLVQAACYQLILDRAIGEYRLPDGWFIIAAGNREKDKAVSYRMPSALANRMVHLEFDASLDDWLAWALGAGIRREVCAFLRFRPRLLHDFDPQRMEKAFASPRSWEFVSRILEATPAREVEYEMFQGTVGPAAAAEFMGFLSVWRELPTVDSILAQPEAATVPQEPAALYATCEALSLRAAEDTMDALTAYAERLPAEFSVLLMRDAVCQNTDVVNTPAFNRWAEKNAEVLL; encoded by the coding sequence ATGACGCCTTCACAGGTTATTTCCGCTTTACAGACCCTCACCAGCATTCACCAGCCCGTATTCTTATGGGGCGCGCCGGGAGTGGGCAAAAGCCAGATAGTCTCCCAGGTTGCCGCCATGCGGGGCATGGCCCTGCGCGATATCCGCGCCGTGCTGCTTGACCCCGTTGATCTGCGCGGCTTGCCGCGACTTACAGATGCGGGAACCGCCGTATGGTGCCCGCCTGCTTTTTTGCCAGGGGCGGGCGACCCACCGCAAGGCATACTCTTTCTTGACGAACTCAACGCCGCCCCGCCGCTGGTGCAGGCGGCCTGCTACCAGCTCATACTCGACAGGGCCATTGGTGAATACCGCCTGCCGGATGGCTGGTTCATCATAGCCGCAGGCAATCGGGAAAAGGACAAGGCTGTCTCGTACCGCATGCCTTCTGCTCTGGCTAACCGCATGGTGCACTTGGAATTTGACGCCAGCCTTGACGACTGGCTCGCCTGGGCGCTGGGGGCTGGCATTCGCCGCGAGGTTTGCGCCTTTTTGCGCTTTCGCCCCCGCTTGCTGCACGATTTTGACCCGCAGCGCATGGAAAAAGCCTTTGCCTCACCCCGTTCATGGGAATTTGTTTCGCGCATACTGGAGGCTACACCTGCCCGCGAGGTGGAATACGAGATGTTTCAGGGCACCGTAGGCCCCGCAGCCGCAGCGGAGTTCATGGGCTTTCTCTCCGTATGGCGCGAGCTGCCCACCGTGGATTCCATCCTGGCGCAGCCAGAGGCCGCCACAGTGCCGCAGGAACCCGCCGCCCTGTACGCCACATGTGAGGCCCTGAGCCTGCGCGCGGCAGAAGACACCATGGATGCCCTCACCGCCTATGCCGAGCGCCTGCCCGCTGAATTCAGCGTACTGCTGATGCGCGACGCCGTCTGCCAGAATACGGATGTGGTGAACACCCCGGCCTTCAACCGCTGGGCGGAAAAAAACGCGGAAGTTCTGCTTTAA
- a CDS encoding AraC family transcriptional regulator: protein MPQQDKDNCDMLNIQRQALARNIARQTEQNHRLETAVPGLVLVRYEAPTQPASCMYEPTICLVAQGAKRVMLGDEEYMYDANHYLISSVGLPVVANVVEASPEVPLLGMVLKLDMRMLAQMMVDSNLPVSRAAKSGRGMRVSEVCMPLLNAFQRLLDLHDHPQDIAVLSPLIHKEILYRLLLGEQGHYLRQIVAAGSHGFQIAQAIDWLKKNYVQPLKIDSLARQIGMSTSTFHLHFRAMTSMSPLQYQKWMRLHEARRLMFMEHLDATSAAFQVGYESPSQFSREYRRQFGTPPLRDIKGLISTQSNCTSASHKTM from the coding sequence ATGCCTCAGCAAGACAAAGATAACTGCGACATGCTGAATATTCAGCGGCAGGCGCTGGCCCGCAACATTGCCCGCCAGACCGAGCAAAACCATCGTCTGGAAACGGCAGTGCCGGGGCTTGTACTCGTGCGGTACGAAGCGCCGACCCAGCCCGCAAGCTGCATGTATGAGCCAACTATCTGCCTTGTTGCTCAGGGAGCCAAGCGCGTTATGCTGGGGGACGAAGAATATATGTACGATGCCAACCACTACCTGATTTCGTCTGTCGGTCTGCCAGTGGTGGCAAATGTGGTGGAGGCCAGCCCGGAAGTGCCGTTGCTGGGCATGGTGCTCAAGCTTGATATGCGCATGCTGGCCCAGATGATGGTGGACAGCAACCTGCCGGTTTCGCGTGCGGCAAAATCAGGACGGGGCATGCGGGTTAGCGAGGTGTGCATGCCCTTGCTCAACGCCTTTCAGAGGCTGCTTGACCTGCACGACCACCCGCAGGATATCGCCGTGCTCTCCCCCCTGATTCACAAGGAAATACTTTACCGCCTTCTGCTGGGCGAACAGGGGCATTATCTGCGCCAGATCGTGGCAGCTGGCAGCCACGGCTTCCAGATTGCGCAGGCCATTGACTGGCTCAAAAAAAACTATGTGCAGCCCTTGAAAATAGATAGCCTTGCCAGACAGATCGGCATGAGCACCTCGACCTTTCACTTGCATTTTCGGGCCATGACCAGCATGAGCCCGCTGCAATACCAAAAGTGGATGCGCCTGCACGAGGCCAGACGCCTCATGTTCATGGAACATCTGGACGCCACCAGCGCCGCTTTTCAGGTGGGCTACGAAAGCCCCTCGCAATTCAGCCGCGAATACCGCCGCCAGTTCGGCACACCGCCTTTGCGCGACATCAAGGGGCTGATAAGCACTCAAAGCAACTGCACTTCCGCCAGCCACAAGACAATGTGA
- a CDS encoding flavodoxin family protein, whose product MKNILIFCGSPRKGGNSDLLCEQFMAGAQEAGHTVEKIFVQEHKIAPCLGCGYCQSHKGVCVQKDGMETMLEKMIEADVLVLASPVYFYSVSAQIKALMDRTVARYTEIKNKSMYYIIAAADTDLSHMERTIECFRGFAYCLEGSVEKGVVYGVGAWNKGDIKGSPSMAQAFEMGKNV is encoded by the coding sequence ATGAAAAACATCCTGATTTTTTGCGGCAGCCCACGCAAGGGCGGTAATTCTGATCTGCTGTGCGAGCAGTTTATGGCTGGAGCGCAGGAGGCAGGCCATACGGTGGAAAAGATTTTTGTGCAGGAACATAAAATTGCTCCGTGTCTTGGCTGTGGATACTGCCAGAGTCATAAGGGCGTTTGCGTGCAAAAGGACGGCATGGAAACCATGCTGGAAAAAATGATCGAGGCCGATGTTCTTGTGCTGGCTTCGCCCGTGTATTTCTATTCTGTGAGCGCGCAGATAAAAGCCCTCATGGACAGGACAGTTGCTCGCTATACTGAAATCAAGAACAAAAGTATGTATTATATTATTGCCGCTGCGGATACTGATTTGTCGCACATGGAGCGAACCATCGAGTGTTTCAGGGGTTTTGCCTACTGCCTTGAAGGATCGGTGGAAAAGGGCGTTGTGTACGGCGTTGGCGCGTGGAATAAGGGCGATATAAAGGGCTCTCCCAGCATGGCGCAGGCTTTTGAGATGGGCAAGAACGTGTAG
- a CDS encoding LarC family nickel insertion protein produces MKILYYDCFAGVSGDMNLAALIDLGVSPDYLKEELAKLAIDDEFALQCQPEKCNGIQGMQVHVHLNGQQHGHSHSHEHTHGHEHMHACAPAHVHGHSLVEAGYLPHRNLADVTAIIMQSTLADPVKQTSLSIFRRIAEAEAKVHGKALEDVHFHEVGATDSIVDIVGAAICFHALGVDAVWSSPLELGGGFVHCAHGMVPVPAPATVEILHGIPTSRGGVEHEATTPTGAAIIAALVDTFTAAPVMTTLSTGYGIGHRRTERPNMLRVYLAEVDEAAGAGPAR; encoded by the coding sequence ATGAAGATACTGTATTACGATTGTTTTGCCGGAGTCAGCGGCGACATGAATCTGGCTGCCCTGATTGATCTTGGGGTCAGCCCCGATTATCTCAAGGAAGAATTGGCAAAGCTCGCCATTGATGACGAGTTTGCGCTCCAGTGTCAGCCAGAAAAATGTAACGGCATTCAGGGGATGCAGGTTCACGTGCACTTGAACGGCCAACAGCACGGGCACAGCCACAGTCATGAACACACCCACGGGCATGAACATATGCATGCCTGCGCGCCTGCCCATGTGCATGGGCACAGCCTTGTGGAAGCCGGGTACCTGCCTCACAGGAATCTTGCTGACGTCACAGCAATCATCATGCAAAGCACGCTGGCAGACCCGGTCAAACAGACGAGCCTGAGCATTTTCCGCCGTATTGCCGAGGCAGAAGCCAAAGTACATGGCAAGGCTCTGGAAGACGTGCATTTTCACGAAGTTGGCGCAACGGATTCAATTGTGGACATTGTGGGCGCGGCCATCTGTTTTCATGCTCTTGGCGTTGATGCCGTGTGGTCTTCGCCCCTGGAGCTTGGTGGCGGTTTTGTGCATTGCGCGCACGGCATGGTGCCTGTTCCTGCCCCGGCGACAGTCGAGATTCTTCATGGAATCCCCACCTCGCGCGGCGGGGTGGAGCATGAGGCCACAACCCCAACGGGGGCGGCCATCATTGCCGCTCTGGTTGACACCTTCACGGCAGCCCCGGTCATGACCACCCTGAGCACGGGGTACGGCATCGGGCATCGCCGTACAGAGCGGCCCAATATGTTGCGGGTGTATCTGGCGGAAGTTGACGAAGCTGCGGGCGCTGGCCCAGCCAGATAA
- the larB gene encoding nickel pincer cofactor biosynthesis protein LarB: MSGGSLEKLLTEIRDGSLSVADGMNLLRESSVLDLGHTKFDLQRPARNGFPEVIYGEGKTPEQVGEIFLRVGDRSNVLATRVSAEMAAHVQPVCPNAEYNALGRTLTLVVKPIAWKQGEVAIVTAGTSDLSVAEEARETCRMLGVRAKIIADVGVAGIHRLINNLPEVLAARAVIVIAGMEGALASVVGGLVPQPVVAVPTSVGYGASFAGLSALLGMLTSCASGVTVTNIDNGFGAACAACRIINACEGNSKT; encoded by the coding sequence ATGTCAGGTGGTTCACTGGAAAAGCTGCTCACTGAAATCAGGGACGGAAGCCTCTCTGTAGCCGATGGCATGAATCTGCTGCGCGAGAGTTCGGTGCTTGATCTTGGGCACACCAAGTTTGATTTGCAACGCCCGGCGCGCAATGGCTTTCCTGAGGTCATTTACGGCGAGGGCAAAACCCCCGAGCAGGTGGGCGAAATATTCCTCCGTGTGGGCGACCGCAGCAATGTGCTGGCCACAAGGGTTTCGGCCGAAATGGCGGCCCACGTGCAGCCGGTGTGCCCCAATGCCGAATACAATGCTCTTGGGCGCACCCTCACGCTGGTCGTCAAACCCATTGCCTGGAAGCAGGGCGAAGTTGCCATTGTCACTGCGGGCACCTCTGATCTGTCCGTGGCTGAAGAAGCCCGGGAGACCTGCCGCATGCTAGGCGTGCGCGCAAAAATCATTGCCGATGTGGGCGTGGCGGGCATTCACCGCCTGATCAACAACCTGCCAGAGGTGCTCGCCGCCCGTGCCGTCATTGTGATTGCGGGCATGGAGGGCGCGCTGGCGAGCGTGGTCGGCGGTCTGGTGCCCCAGCCCGTTGTGGCGGTTCCTACGTCAGTGGGCTATGGGGCATCATTTGCGGGGCTGTCCGCCTTGCTTGGCATGCTCACCTCCTGCGCCAGCGGCGTCACTGTTACCAATATCGACAACGGCTTCGGTGCTGCCTGTGCGGCCTGCCGCATTATCAATGCCTGCGAGGGCAACAGCAAAACCTAA
- a CDS encoding 8-amino-7-oxononanoate synthase, which yields MMQYTQWLDEKKQNGSLRVLRNIDAVQRERERAGAPFINLSSNDYLSLGDDATLRQEFWSQQDVPALRMSACSSRLLTGTCDQQEAFERELATAYGAEAALVFGSGYHANQGILPAVCTSRTLVLADKLVHASLIDGIRMSEGKCIRFRHNDYAQLEMLVEKHAADYENIIIVTESIFSMDGDACDLPRLVALKKANPTVQLYVDEAHAVGVRGAKGLGCCEEQGCAADIDFLVGTMGKAWASLGAYVICSAALREYLVNTVRPFIFTTALPPVNIAWSRFVLAKFASVEVAARREHLAGLTGMMHAFTDGLGQSVRSTSQIVPVITGENQRTLVIAGHLQREGFYIMGIRPPTVPAGSSRLRISLTAGTTREEVESLIALLSRLLHEY from the coding sequence ATGATGCAATACACTCAGTGGCTTGATGAAAAGAAGCAGAACGGCAGCCTGCGCGTCCTGCGCAATATTGACGCAGTGCAGCGCGAGAGGGAGCGGGCCGGAGCGCCCTTTATCAACCTCAGCTCCAACGATTATCTCTCTCTTGGCGACGATGCCACCCTGCGGCAGGAGTTCTGGTCGCAGCAGGATGTTCCCGCCCTGCGCATGAGCGCGTGTTCCTCGCGTCTGCTCACAGGCACCTGCGACCAGCAGGAGGCATTTGAGCGGGAATTGGCAACGGCCTATGGCGCGGAGGCCGCCCTGGTGTTCGGCAGCGGCTATCATGCCAATCAGGGCATTCTGCCTGCCGTGTGCACGAGCCGCACGCTTGTTTTAGCGGACAAGCTGGTGCATGCCAGCCTTATTGACGGCATCCGCATGAGCGAGGGCAAGTGCATCCGCTTCAGGCACAATGACTACGCCCAGCTCGAAATGCTGGTGGAAAAGCACGCTGCGGACTACGAAAACATCATCATCGTCACCGAATCCATTTTCAGCATGGATGGCGATGCCTGTGATCTGCCCCGGCTGGTGGCGTTGAAAAAGGCCAATCCCACTGTGCAGCTTTATGTGGATGAGGCCCACGCCGTGGGTGTGCGCGGCGCAAAGGGCCTTGGCTGCTGCGAGGAGCAGGGCTGCGCGGCGGACATTGATTTTCTGGTGGGCACCATGGGCAAGGCCTGGGCCTCGCTGGGCGCGTATGTGATCTGCTCGGCAGCCCTGCGGGAATACCTTGTTAATACCGTGCGCCCGTTTATTTTTACCACGGCCTTGCCCCCGGTCAACATTGCCTGGAGCCGCTTTGTGCTTGCAAAGTTTGCCAGTGTGGAGGTGGCGGCCCGCAGGGAGCATCTTGCCGGACTGACGGGCATGATGCATGCCTTTACTGATGGCCTTGGGCAGTCGGTGCGCAGCACCTCGCAGATCGTGCCCGTCATTACGGGCGAAAACCAGCGCACGCTTGTTATTGCCGGGCATTTGCAACGCGAGGGTTTTTACATTATGGGCATACGCCCGCCCACGGTGCCTGCGGGCAGCTCGCGCCTGCGCATTTCGCTCACAGCGGGAACCACGCGTGAGGAGGTTGAATCCCTCATAGCCCTGCTGAGCAGGTTGCTGCATGAATATTGA
- a CDS encoding pimeloyl-ACP methyl esterase BioG family protein: MNIDFLRRAGCPTLELFFAGWGMDSRPFAWAADSPHTAHCDFAVCYDYTDMTLDAEALRPYSEVRVRAWSLGVYAASLVLPGLQCAVSRAMAINGTLTPVDDSLGIPVEIYDATLESLCAESVDRFNRRMCGAHRAVFEARRSPHSLARSVDSLLAELLHIKECAAHKGKAQFTGWNMAILSKKDRIFPIANMRKAWSAIPVLELDEPHYMPDIPFVDVELP; encoded by the coding sequence ATGAATATTGATTTTCTGCGGCGCGCCGGTTGTCCGACCCTGGAACTGTTTTTTGCCGGGTGGGGCATGGACAGCCGCCCCTTTGCCTGGGCTGCGGATTCGCCGCACACGGCGCACTGCGATTTTGCCGTGTGCTACGACTATACCGATATGACGCTGGATGCGGAGGCTCTGCGTCCTTACAGCGAGGTACGGGTGCGGGCATGGTCGCTTGGCGTGTACGCGGCATCCCTGGTCTTGCCGGGCCTGCAGTGCGCTGTGAGCCGCGCCATGGCCATTAACGGAACGCTCACGCCTGTTGATGATAGCCTTGGCATACCGGTGGAGATCTATGATGCCACGCTTGAGAGCCTTTGCGCCGAAAGCGTGGACCGTTTCAACAGGCGCATGTGCGGCGCGCACCGGGCCGTGTTTGAAGCGCGCAGATCACCACACAGTTTGGCACGCAGTGTGGACTCTCTGCTGGCGGAGCTGCTGCATATCAAGGAATGCGCTGCCCACAAGGGCAAGGCGCAGTTTACCGGCTGGAACATGGCAATTCTGAGCAAAAAAGACAGAATATTTCCCATTGCAAACATGCGCAAAGCCTGGTCTGCAATCCCGGTGCTGGAGCTGGACGAGCCGCACTATATGCCGGATATTCCTTTTGTCGATGTAGAACTGCCATGA
- a CDS encoding methyltransferase domain-containing protein translates to MSASFVRRRFSAASASYDAEAQAQRQIASHLWALAAPHIPSGTTILEIGAGTGLLTRHILSAQPKSLTVNDLYTSPQVQALTQQEPDVLTVREGNAETLDFCGPFGAICSASTVQWFADIEGFLHRCARYLPKRGLLAFSSFLPGNLCEVAELTGVGLDYADAAALQSYLEQDFNLVAMEQGEITLDFASPHDVLLHLRHTGVTGIRSVGWNKRRYLEFVDSYISRYGTGQGVRLTYRPVYVVALRKRLG, encoded by the coding sequence ATGAGTGCTTCATTTGTCAGGCGGCGCTTCAGCGCTGCTTCCGCAAGTTATGATGCCGAGGCTCAGGCCCAACGGCAGATTGCTTCGCACCTCTGGGCGCTTGCAGCGCCGCACATTCCCAGTGGTACAACCATACTGGAAATAGGCGCGGGTACGGGCCTGCTGACGCGGCATATTTTGAGCGCGCAGCCCAAAAGCCTCACTGTCAACGATCTTTATACCAGCCCGCAAGTGCAGGCCCTTACGCAGCAAGAGCCAGACGTGCTTACTGTGCGCGAGGGCAACGCGGAAACACTGGACTTCTGCGGCCCGTTTGGTGCCATTTGCAGTGCTTCAACCGTGCAGTGGTTTGCGGATATTGAGGGATTTTTACATCGTTGCGCCCGTTATCTGCCCAAGCGCGGGCTACTGGCCTTCAGCAGTTTTTTGCCCGGCAACCTGTGCGAAGTTGCCGAGCTTACGGGTGTTGGGCTGGACTATGCCGATGCTGCCGCCCTGCAAAGCTATCTTGAGCAGGATTTTAATCTGGTTGCAATGGAGCAGGGCGAAATCACGCTGGATTTTGCCAGCCCGCATGACGTGCTGCTGCACCTGAGGCATACTGGCGTAACGGGCATCAGGTCTGTTGGGTGGAACAAGCGCAGATATCTTGAGTTTGTAGACAGTTACATTTCCCGTTACGGCACAGGGCAGGGCGTCAGGCTGACTTATCGGCCCGTGTATGTTGTTGCCCTGCGCAAGAGACTAGGCTAG